One window of the Candidatus Chryseobacterium colombiense genome contains the following:
- the rsgA gene encoding ribosome small subunit-dependent GTPase A, translated as MKGKVIKSTGSWYQVLELETGKIFEARIRGKFKLIKTRLTNPLAVGDFVEFQLEQDDIAWITKIEPRRNYLIRKSVNLSKEAHIIASNIDLACFIFTLKHPETSLGFLDRFLACCEAYNITPLILFNKIDVLNEEEIEIVKDIEFLYNEIGYDSLEISSYSKLNLDQLQDLLKDKTSVFFGHSGCGKSTLVNALQPGLNLKTSEISDTHLKGKHTTTFAQMHFWHFGGNVIDTPGVREFAMIDIEKEEVQHYFPEIFKKREECKYHNCLHINEPKCAVLDSLETGEIQHSRYSTYLKLMDEAEEASLK; from the coding sequence ATGAAAGGAAAAGTCATTAAATCTACAGGAAGTTGGTATCAGGTTTTAGAATTAGAAACCGGAAAAATTTTTGAAGCCAGGATTCGTGGAAAATTTAAATTGATTAAAACCAGATTAACCAATCCTCTTGCTGTAGGAGATTTTGTGGAATTTCAACTGGAACAGGATGACATTGCGTGGATTACGAAAATAGAGCCTCGCAGAAATTATCTCATCAGAAAATCTGTAAACCTTTCAAAAGAAGCACATATTATTGCTTCCAATATCGATCTGGCATGTTTTATTTTTACTTTAAAACATCCTGAAACCTCTTTAGGTTTTCTTGATAGATTTTTGGCATGCTGTGAAGCTTACAATATAACTCCGCTTATTTTATTCAATAAAATTGATGTACTCAACGAAGAAGAAATTGAGATTGTAAAAGATATAGAATTCCTTTACAACGAAATTGGATATGATTCTCTGGAAATTTCTTCCTATTCAAAATTAAATTTAGATCAGCTACAGGATCTGCTTAAAGATAAAACCTCTGTATTTTTCGGACATTCAGGATGTGGAAAATCTACTTTGGTCAATGCTTTGCAGCCGGGGCTGAATTTAAAAACTTCTGAGATTTCAGATACCCACTTAAAAGGAAAACACACCACAACTTTTGCTCAAATGCATTTTTGGCACTTTGGCGGAAACGTAATCGATACACCCGGAGTTCGTGAATTTGCCATGATTGATATTGAAAAAGAAGAAGTGCAACATTATTTTCCGGAAATTTTCAAAAAGAGAGAAGAATGCAAATATCATAACTGCCTTCATATTAATGAGCCAAAATGTGCCGTTTTGGACAGTTTAGAGACCGGGGAAATCCAACATTCCCGATATTCTACTTATTTGAAGCTGATGGATGAAGCAGAAGAAGCTTCTTTAAAATAA
- a CDS encoding nucleoside-diphosphate kinase, translating into MSNITFTMIKPDAVADGHIGAILGKISEGGFKIKALKLTQLTVADAKKFYEVHAERPFYGELVEFMSSGPIVAAVLEKENAVEDFRTLIGSTNPAEAAEGTIRKMFARSIGENAVHGSDSDENALIEAQFHFSGREIF; encoded by the coding sequence ATGTCTAACATTACATTCACTATGATTAAGCCGGACGCTGTTGCAGACGGACATATCGGTGCGATATTAGGTAAAATCTCTGAAGGAGGCTTTAAAATCAAAGCTCTAAAATTGACTCAGCTTACTGTTGCTGATGCTAAAAAATTCTATGAAGTACACGCTGAAAGACCGTTCTACGGAGAATTGGTAGAATTTATGAGCTCAGGACCGATCGTAGCTGCTGTTTTAGAAAAAGAAAATGCAGTTGAAGATTTCAGAACTTTAATTGGTTCTACAAATCCTGCTGAAGCTGCTGAAGGAACAATCAGAAAAATGTTCGCAAGAAGCATTGGAGAAAATGCTGTGCATGGTTCAGATTCTGATGAAAACGCTCTTATTGAAGCTCAGTTTCATTTTTCAGGAAGAGAAATTTTCTAA